From Streptomyces durmitorensis, a single genomic window includes:
- a CDS encoding NTP pyrophosphohydrolase, whose amino-acid sequence MRTLVVVDAANVVGSVPDGWWRDRRGAAERLRDSLVAYAEDGLPEHPGPLEIVLVVEGAARGVESVPGVRVESAPGSGDDLIAELAAQAAGRPCLVVTADRELRHRVGESGARCAGPRTVRP is encoded by the coding sequence ATGAGAACTCTCGTCGTCGTGGACGCCGCGAACGTCGTCGGCTCCGTCCCCGACGGCTGGTGGCGCGATCGCCGCGGGGCCGCGGAGCGCCTGCGGGACTCTCTCGTCGCGTACGCGGAAGACGGCCTGCCGGAGCACCCGGGGCCGCTGGAGATCGTCCTCGTCGTCGAGGGCGCGGCGCGCGGCGTGGAATCGGTGCCCGGCGTACGCGTCGAGAGCGCGCCCGGCAGCGGCGACGACCTCATCGCGGAGCTGGCCGCGCAGGCCGCGGGCCGCCCCTGCCTGGTCGTCACGGCCGACCGTGAACTGCGGCACAGGGTGGGCGAGTCGGGGGCCCGGTGCGCGGGCCCCCGTACGGTTCGCCCCTAG
- a CDS encoding C40 family peptidase, with product MPPKKKRPVLHAATVLALLAGSAYLTVELRKDEEAKAPKVQAVTDTPGGLQNSNGQPGSGKQKWERLKNPDRSVLRTESGKVVATFTDGARSATLTGPSRTFTEPANTKSRVVTNDWVRLMPETWREGAEKEKWFKDWYKEFSGSEEDDIFAMAFQYVEGAPVKKDDEGISYAGDADFGPINPDGSAGNDLRLEQSDFFDYLGIPYTFRNGTTIQPETKRARSMDCSGFIRTVFGYRARYPLMANDQSGDGLPRTANGMARGKAGTDVIKLKGVGSADRPKSIDVVQPGDLVFFKLDARTKQRMDHVGIFLGHDADGHKLFISSREEVNGPTIGDKGGTSRLDGNGYYASTLRSAKRL from the coding sequence ATGCCGCCCAAGAAGAAGCGTCCCGTCCTGCACGCGGCGACCGTTCTCGCCCTCCTCGCGGGCAGCGCGTACCTGACCGTGGAACTGCGCAAGGACGAAGAGGCCAAGGCCCCCAAGGTGCAGGCCGTCACCGACACCCCCGGGGGCCTGCAGAACAGCAACGGTCAGCCGGGGAGCGGGAAGCAGAAGTGGGAGCGCCTGAAGAACCCCGACCGCTCCGTCCTGCGCACCGAGAGCGGCAAGGTCGTCGCGACCTTCACGGACGGCGCCCGCAGCGCGACGCTGACAGGACCGAGCCGTACGTTCACCGAGCCCGCGAACACCAAGTCCCGCGTCGTGACGAACGACTGGGTACGGCTCATGCCCGAGACGTGGCGCGAGGGCGCCGAGAAGGAGAAGTGGTTCAAGGACTGGTACAAGGAGTTCTCCGGCAGCGAAGAGGACGACATCTTCGCGATGGCGTTCCAGTACGTGGAGGGGGCGCCGGTCAAGAAGGACGACGAGGGCATCTCCTACGCGGGCGACGCCGACTTCGGCCCGATCAACCCCGACGGCAGCGCGGGCAACGACCTGCGCCTCGAACAGTCGGACTTCTTCGACTACCTCGGCATCCCGTACACGTTCCGCAACGGCACCACCATCCAGCCGGAGACGAAGCGGGCCCGCTCCATGGACTGCTCCGGATTCATCCGCACGGTCTTCGGCTACCGCGCCCGCTACCCCCTGATGGCCAACGACCAGTCGGGCGACGGCCTGCCCCGCACCGCCAACGGCATGGCGCGCGGCAAGGCCGGCACGGACGTCATCAAGCTCAAGGGCGTCGGCTCGGCGGACCGCCCCAAGTCCATCGACGTCGTCCAACCCGGCGACCTGGTCTTCTTCAAGCTGGACGCCCGCACCAAGCAGCGCATGGACCACGTGGGGATCTTCCTCGGCCACGACGCCGACGGACACAAGCTCTTCATCTCGAGCCGAGAAGAGGTCAACGGTCCGACGATCGGCGACAAGGGCGGCACGTCGCGCCTCGACGGCAACGGCTACTACGCCTCCACCCTGCGCAGCGCGAAGCGGCTCTAG
- a CDS encoding poly-gamma-glutamate biosynthesis protein PgsC/CapC, whose protein sequence is MIPSVLTPEIAAVGIALGLLFSLVCYLTTNLSPGGMITPGWLALTLVEDLQRAAMVLGVTVLTYVGTLLMQKFVILYGKRLFAAVVLLGVTLQATVMIVLSIEFPLMYANQTLGFIVPGLIAYQLVRQPKGPTLLATGSVTLMAYVVLTAGILLGFMPSA, encoded by the coding sequence TTGATTCCCTCCGTCCTCACCCCCGAGATCGCCGCGGTCGGTATCGCGCTCGGGTTGCTGTTCTCCCTGGTCTGCTATCTGACGACCAACCTCTCGCCCGGCGGCATGATCACCCCGGGCTGGCTCGCCCTGACCCTCGTCGAGGATCTGCAGCGCGCGGCCATGGTGCTCGGCGTGACCGTGCTGACCTACGTCGGCACCCTGCTGATGCAGAAGTTCGTGATCCTGTACGGCAAGCGCCTCTTCGCCGCGGTCGTGCTGCTCGGCGTCACCCTCCAGGCGACCGTGATGATCGTGCTGTCCATCGAGTTCCCGCTCATGTACGCGAACCAGACCCTCGGCTTCATCGTCCCCGGCCTGATCGCCTACCAGCTGGTGCGCCAGCCCAAGGGCCCCACCCTGCTCGCCACCGGCTCGGTGACGCTCATGGCCTACGTCGTCCTCACTGCCGGGATTCTCCTCGGCTTCATGCCGTCCGCCTGA
- the pgsB gene encoding poly-gamma-glutamate synthase PgsB, with translation MLFLYTVLVVCGAILLVAGVVEQRRHFTNLEHIPSRVLVNGIRGKSSITRLCAGALRGGGLTTVAKTTGTAARFIHPDATEEPVYRKFGIANVVEQIGIVRRAAAYNPDALVIECMAVMPALQEINQSKLIRSTIGVLCNVREDHLAEMGPTLDDVARSLSRSMPEGGICVTAEQDRFDILKEEADARNCELIYADPETVSDEELRGFSWFTFKENVAIALKVAELLGVGREVALQGMYDAPPDPGVLSVERYATEDGKKVRFANVFAANDPESTLMNINQLLDLGAVHRPLHVVINCRPDRVERNGQMGEIIPDLRPEKVFVIGHPAKSAIDAIPAEWRGRAVDLGGDRRDPEEFMHQILGQLGPDSSLVAIGNIHGQGELLLEHLAELPPDESEEQAPEEPAPFYEPHVDPYQHYPEAYESRYSTAQLQQVQIPQVHVPVQRTPDQQYETYAPHEQFAPHEQYAPHEQFAPHQAHPPQEPHPQPPAPRGMFEPRIAPVPPAQDDDQQWYSPGEPR, from the coding sequence GTGCTCTTCCTCTACACCGTGCTCGTGGTGTGCGGCGCCATCCTGTTGGTGGCCGGAGTCGTCGAACAGCGGCGGCACTTCACCAACCTGGAGCACATCCCCTCGCGGGTCCTGGTCAACGGCATCCGCGGCAAGTCCTCCATCACCCGCCTGTGCGCGGGCGCCCTGCGGGGCGGCGGGCTCACCACGGTCGCCAAGACCACCGGTACCGCGGCCCGGTTCATCCACCCGGACGCCACCGAGGAGCCCGTCTACCGCAAGTTCGGCATCGCCAACGTCGTCGAGCAGATCGGCATCGTGCGGCGGGCCGCCGCGTACAACCCGGACGCCCTGGTCATCGAGTGCATGGCGGTCATGCCGGCGCTCCAGGAGATCAACCAGTCCAAGCTGATCCGCTCCACGATCGGCGTGCTCTGCAACGTCCGTGAGGACCACCTCGCCGAGATGGGCCCGACCCTCGACGACGTGGCGCGCTCCCTCTCGCGTTCCATGCCGGAGGGCGGGATCTGCGTCACCGCCGAGCAGGACCGCTTCGACATCCTCAAGGAAGAGGCGGACGCGCGGAACTGCGAGCTGATCTACGCCGACCCCGAGACGGTGAGCGACGAGGAGCTGCGCGGCTTCAGCTGGTTCACCTTCAAGGAGAACGTGGCGATCGCGCTGAAGGTCGCCGAACTGCTCGGCGTCGGCCGCGAGGTCGCCCTCCAGGGCATGTACGACGCCCCGCCGGACCCCGGTGTCCTCTCGGTCGAGCGGTACGCGACCGAGGACGGCAAGAAGGTGCGCTTCGCCAACGTCTTCGCGGCCAACGACCCCGAGTCGACGCTGATGAACATCAACCAGCTGCTCGACCTCGGCGCCGTCCACCGCCCGCTGCACGTCGTCATCAACTGCCGTCCCGACCGCGTCGAGCGCAACGGCCAGATGGGCGAGATCATCCCCGACCTCCGGCCGGAGAAGGTCTTCGTCATCGGCCACCCCGCCAAGTCGGCGATCGACGCGATCCCCGCCGAGTGGCGCGGGCGCGCCGTGGACCTCGGCGGCGACCGGCGCGACCCCGAGGAGTTCATGCACCAGATCCTCGGGCAGCTCGGCCCCGACTCCTCGCTGGTGGCGATCGGCAACATCCACGGCCAGGGCGAGCTGCTCCTCGAACACCTCGCGGAACTGCCGCCGGACGAGAGCGAGGAGCAGGCCCCCGAGGAGCCCGCCCCGTTCTACGAGCCGCACGTCGACCCCTACCAGCACTACCCGGAGGCGTACGAGTCGCGGTACTCCACGGCCCAGCTCCAGCAGGTCCAGATTCCGCAGGTGCACGTCCCCGTACAGCGCACACCGGACCAGCAGTACGAGACCTACGCGCCGCACGAGCAGTTCGCGCCGCACGAGCAGTACGCACCGCACGAGCAGTTCGCGCCCCACCAGGCCCACCCGCCCCAGGAACCACACCCCCAGCCACCCGCGCCCCGCGGCATGTTCGAGCCGAGGATCGCGCCCGTACCGCCCGCCCAAGACGACGACCAGCAGTGGTACAGCCCAGGAGAGCCCCGTTGA
- a CDS encoding cache domain-containing protein, with protein sequence MSLLGGIRPPIAVLSVLLLALAGITALTLGRAGQEAVPQAIKSSQQHFAEDGAIALRASIDESVTDLTRTAGLFSAGEPVPADAVLDKIGSVYQKWMGTAVVEISSGKLLAARGENLPLTAIDRGALADEDGLAPRMVRLENGETRLLSFALLTWKGQPQQLLVASGSLRFPGISLGKFRSIAVVGQDGKVLSTDGIPEPEQVLTDLQRDEVKQSNKQLRSFATTAAKKARAHPLKSKEPGSGGFLGVSGHLTGERYLGERAVAGYASLAGPEAGKATVATRLGLAVVAMVPVAEDPTATSSSAFGILAAAALLLIGGVTVFLLLRTVQRPLIQLFLEGRRLTRGDLERPVSVPRRGEAARIGAALERLRRQLLGAPADTQREPGRRRRFGSRTLLAVCAVLLLAWSAPLMLLLNRAGDTVVVPQQLVNDQRERTDTLTDRVRRALNEGHADLTSVASLMGDRTEASDMTTVLESTLNQHARYQSLYVLDAQGKVLAEAGGDPRSPSGKGPSDEAIRVVDEGGKEPVIFGTAEVPGREGAAVVGEFRIEFLNSLLKRPGLGAVRVVDEKRRVIGANTGYREFEGLPNGRLKALAEGTGQKVGLSPRPSGVLYRGGGDGIEIAAAAPFVGGGAAGSLRWTVLSWQPASNLAIPEYSLQNRTVLAGLLGITAAAACLGWLHIVVVRPLRHLADQAEALADGDRRTVLYPRHHDEVGAVTRSLELLRQQLPTGTQRKRDGVTAGLAGRN encoded by the coding sequence ATGTCCCTGCTGGGTGGCATACGTCCCCCCATCGCCGTGCTTTCGGTTCTGCTCCTCGCCCTCGCGGGCATCACCGCCCTGACCCTCGGCCGCGCCGGTCAGGAAGCCGTACCCCAAGCGATCAAGTCGTCCCAGCAGCACTTCGCCGAGGACGGCGCCATCGCACTGCGCGCCTCCATCGACGAGTCCGTCACCGACCTGACCCGGACCGCCGGGCTGTTCAGCGCCGGTGAGCCGGTCCCCGCCGACGCCGTCCTCGACAAGATCGGCAGCGTCTACCAGAAGTGGATGGGCACCGCGGTCGTCGAGATCTCCTCGGGCAAGCTCCTCGCCGCCCGCGGCGAGAACCTGCCGCTGACCGCCATCGACCGCGGCGCGCTCGCGGACGAGGACGGCCTCGCCCCGCGCATGGTGCGCCTGGAGAACGGCGAGACGCGCCTGCTCTCCTTCGCCCTGCTCACCTGGAAGGGACAGCCGCAGCAACTCCTCGTCGCCTCCGGCAGCCTGCGCTTCCCCGGCATCAGCCTCGGCAAGTTCCGCTCCATCGCCGTCGTCGGCCAGGACGGCAAGGTGCTGAGCACCGACGGCATCCCCGAGCCCGAGCAGGTCCTCACCGATCTGCAGCGCGACGAGGTCAAGCAGTCCAACAAGCAGCTCAGGTCCTTCGCCACGACCGCCGCCAAGAAGGCCCGCGCGCACCCGCTCAAGTCCAAGGAGCCCGGTTCGGGCGGCTTCCTCGGCGTCAGCGGCCACCTCACCGGCGAGCGCTACCTCGGTGAGCGCGCCGTCGCCGGTTACGCGAGCCTCGCCGGACCCGAGGCGGGCAAGGCCACCGTCGCCACCCGGCTCGGTCTCGCCGTCGTCGCGATGGTCCCGGTCGCCGAGGACCCGACGGCCACCAGCAGCTCGGCCTTCGGCATCCTCGCCGCGGCCGCCCTGCTGCTCATCGGCGGCGTCACCGTCTTCCTGCTCCTTCGGACCGTGCAGCGCCCGCTGATCCAGCTGTTCCTGGAGGGCCGCAGGCTGACCCGCGGCGACCTCGAACGGCCGGTCTCCGTGCCGCGCCGCGGCGAGGCGGCCCGCATCGGCGCCGCCCTCGAACGGCTGCGCCGCCAACTGCTCGGCGCGCCCGCCGATACGCAGCGGGAGCCCGGCCGCCGCCGCAGGTTCGGCAGCCGCACGCTGCTCGCGGTCTGCGCGGTGCTCCTGCTCGCGTGGTCCGCGCCGCTCATGCTGCTGCTCAACCGCGCGGGCGACACCGTCGTCGTACCCCAGCAGCTGGTCAACGACCAGCGCGAACGCACCGACACCCTCACCGACCGGGTCCGCCGCGCCCTCAACGAAGGCCACGCCGACCTCACGTCGGTCGCCTCCCTCATGGGCGACCGCACCGAGGCGTCGGACATGACCACGGTCCTCGAGAGCACCCTGAACCAGCACGCCCGCTACCAGTCGCTCTACGTGCTCGACGCGCAGGGCAAGGTCCTGGCCGAGGCGGGCGGCGACCCGCGCAGCCCGTCCGGCAAGGGACCGTCCGACGAGGCCATCCGGGTCGTCGACGAGGGCGGCAAGGAACCCGTCATCTTCGGTACGGCCGAGGTGCCGGGCCGTGAAGGGGCCGCCGTGGTCGGCGAGTTCCGTATCGAGTTCCTCAACTCGCTGCTCAAGCGCCCCGGCCTCGGTGCGGTCCGCGTGGTCGACGAGAAGCGCCGGGTGATCGGTGCCAACACCGGCTACCGCGAGTTCGAGGGCCTGCCGAACGGGCGGCTCAAGGCGCTCGCGGAAGGCACCGGCCAGAAGGTGGGCCTCAGCCCGCGCCCCAGCGGCGTCCTCTACCGCGGTGGCGGCGACGGGATCGAGATCGCGGCCGCCGCACCCTTCGTCGGCGGCGGCGCCGCGGGGTCGCTGCGCTGGACCGTGCTCAGCTGGCAGCCCGCGTCGAACCTCGCCATCCCCGAGTACAGCCTGCAGAACCGCACCGTCCTCGCCGGTCTGCTCGGCATCACCGCCGCGGCCGCCTGTCTCGGCTGGCTGCACATCGTCGTCGTACGGCCGCTGCGGCACCTCGCCGACCAGGCCGAGGCACTCGCCGACGGTGACCGTCGCACGGTCCTCTACCCGCGCCACCACGACGAGGTCGGCGCCGTCACCCGCAGCCTGGAACTCCTGCGGCAGCAGCTGCCGACGGGCACACAGCGCAAGCGGGACGGCGTCACGGCCGGCCTCGCCGGAAGGAACTGA
- a CDS encoding CapA family protein → MTRPLRRHFVTCVASASLLAGTATACGPFGSDDKPAADGGPSFTVAAAGDILIHPQLTDQARKDAKASGKGEKGIDFRPMMAGIKPVISKADLGICHFEPVVGRPGGPFQSYPDFLVPPQIATAVKDVGYDQCSTASNHTLDHGPAGVTRTLDTLDKAGLEHTGSARSAAEGNKPLITEVKGVKVAQIAFAFGFNGREVPKDKPWIVNQNKFDAIAAAEKKARAAGADVVILSIHWGRENQPNASSSQLRLARRIARETGINLVIGHHAHVVQPMEKVDGTWIAYGLGNQIARHDVPSGLTEEGAIGWFEFVQRGGKWDVDAKYVPTFVDIPPDPDETGALPKDAVHDHRLLDVAATLRDGDGLSEEQRSRYRLAFERTQGTLLNRGASKDGLSPLEALPGS, encoded by the coding sequence ATGACACGTCCCTTGCGCAGGCATTTCGTGACCTGTGTGGCCTCCGCGTCCCTGCTCGCCGGCACCGCCACGGCCTGCGGCCCCTTCGGCAGCGATGACAAGCCCGCCGCCGACGGCGGTCCCTCGTTCACCGTCGCCGCGGCGGGCGACATCCTGATCCACCCGCAACTGACCGATCAGGCCCGCAAGGACGCCAAGGCCTCGGGCAAGGGCGAGAAGGGCATCGACTTCCGGCCGATGATGGCCGGGATCAAACCCGTCATCAGCAAGGCCGACCTCGGCATCTGCCACTTCGAGCCGGTGGTGGGCAGGCCGGGCGGCCCCTTCCAGAGCTACCCCGACTTCCTCGTGCCGCCGCAGATCGCCACGGCGGTCAAGGACGTCGGCTACGACCAGTGCTCGACCGCGTCCAACCACACCCTCGACCACGGCCCCGCCGGAGTCACCCGCACCCTGGACACGCTCGACAAGGCGGGCCTGGAGCACACCGGTTCGGCGCGCAGCGCGGCGGAAGGGAACAAACCGCTCATCACCGAGGTGAAGGGCGTCAAGGTCGCGCAGATAGCCTTCGCCTTCGGCTTCAACGGCCGCGAGGTCCCCAAGGACAAGCCGTGGATCGTGAACCAGAACAAGTTCGACGCGATCGCCGCCGCCGAGAAGAAGGCGCGCGCCGCGGGCGCCGACGTCGTGATCCTCAGCATCCACTGGGGGCGTGAGAACCAGCCCAACGCCAGCTCCTCGCAGCTCAGGCTCGCCCGCAGGATCGCGCGCGAGACCGGGATCAACCTCGTCATCGGCCACCACGCGCACGTCGTCCAGCCGATGGAGAAGGTCGACGGCACCTGGATCGCGTACGGACTCGGCAACCAGATCGCCCGGCACGACGTGCCGAGCGGGCTGACCGAGGAGGGCGCCATCGGCTGGTTCGAGTTCGTCCAGCGCGGCGGGAAGTGGGACGTCGACGCCAAGTACGTGCCGACGTTCGTGGACATCCCGCCCGACCCGGACGAGACGGGAGCCCTGCCCAAGGACGCCGTCCATGACCACCGACTGCTGGACGTGGCCGCCACGCTGCGCGACGGCGACGGCCTCAGCGAGGAGCAGCGCTCCCGCTACCGCCTCGCCTTCGAGCGCACCCAGGGCACGCTCCTGAACCGGGGCGCGAGCAAGGACGGCCTCTCGCCGCTGGAAGCGCTGCCCGGCTCCTGA
- a CDS encoding ArnT family glycosyltransferase — MLAEPSASLRSVRTLGPPRPRTEQAPAPSARYWPRLLPLLAALACVTRIPSFRWPLWSPDEGYLAVQARMLADGGELYETVVDRKPPLVPWLYEGAFALFGDATLLPLKVLAVAAQFLTAVLLVCVARRRWGDGAGRTAGVLYLLVSVGLNPEDAQAATFEVFMLPCTAAAIWCADRRRWRAAGAAVACAFLAKQTGGAVLVPVAWLLWQAGGARRDVLRLGVGLCGPVLAVAAVTNPAGFLFWTVTGSGAYASFTGSELHVLSRWLTNAAILAAACAGIIPPVVRVLRIARTGATELWLWLASSAGAVLVGFHFFGHYYLQLTPPLALLGAAALQILPRERTLTAVSVSAGACALFLAWGMLAPRPELAHAERIAGEVRARTSPGDRVLVWGMHPETYWLADRAPASRYLTAGLLTNYSGGRDGPQVGEKYAVDGAWPVFRGELAAGPPALIVDDSRGKPYGPDRVPSLRRILAVSYRPVLRVEGAVVYEQVGRAR, encoded by the coding sequence ATGCTCGCCGAGCCCTCCGCATCACTACGCTCCGTACGCACGCTCGGGCCGCCACGCCCGCGTACGGAACAGGCCCCGGCGCCTTCCGCGCGGTACTGGCCGCGCCTGCTCCCCCTCCTCGCGGCCCTGGCCTGCGTCACCCGGATTCCCTCCTTCCGGTGGCCGCTGTGGAGCCCGGACGAGGGCTATCTCGCCGTCCAGGCACGGATGCTGGCGGACGGGGGAGAGCTCTACGAAACGGTCGTCGACCGCAAGCCCCCGCTCGTCCCCTGGCTGTACGAGGGGGCGTTCGCGCTCTTCGGCGATGCGACGCTGCTCCCGCTGAAGGTGCTCGCGGTGGCGGCCCAGTTCCTGACCGCCGTCCTCCTCGTGTGCGTGGCCCGGCGCCGCTGGGGCGACGGCGCGGGCCGCACGGCGGGCGTGCTCTACCTCCTCGTCTCGGTCGGCCTGAACCCCGAGGACGCCCAGGCGGCCACCTTCGAGGTCTTCATGCTGCCCTGCACGGCGGCCGCCATATGGTGCGCGGACCGCCGCCGCTGGAGGGCGGCGGGCGCCGCGGTGGCCTGCGCCTTCCTGGCCAAGCAGACCGGGGGAGCGGTCCTGGTGCCGGTGGCGTGGCTGCTGTGGCAGGCGGGTGGCGCCCGAAGGGACGTACTGCGCCTGGGAGTTGGCCTGTGCGGGCCGGTCCTCGCGGTGGCCGCGGTCACGAATCCGGCGGGGTTCCTGTTCTGGACGGTGACGGGATCGGGCGCGTACGCCTCCTTCACCGGGTCCGAACTCCACGTGCTGTCGCGGTGGTTGACCAACGCGGCGATCCTCGCGGCGGCCTGCGCGGGGATCATCCCGCCGGTCGTACGGGTCCTGCGCATCGCCCGCACCGGTGCGACGGAGCTGTGGCTCTGGCTCGCCTCGTCGGCGGGCGCGGTCCTCGTCGGCTTCCACTTCTTCGGGCACTACTACCTCCAACTGACGCCGCCCCTCGCGCTGTTGGGCGCCGCAGCGCTCCAGATCCTGCCCCGGGAGCGCACCCTGACGGCGGTGTCGGTCTCGGCCGGGGCGTGCGCGCTGTTCCTGGCCTGGGGGATGCTCGCGCCGCGCCCCGAGCTCGCGCACGCGGAGCGGATCGCGGGGGAGGTCCGGGCACGCACGTCACCCGGGGACCGCGTGCTGGTGTGGGGCATGCACCCCGAGACGTACTGGCTCGCCGACCGTGCTCCCGCGAGCCGCTACCTCACGGCGGGGCTCCTGACCAACTACAGCGGGGGCCGCGACGGGCCTCAGGTGGGGGAGAAGTACGCGGTGGACGGAGCCTGGCCGGTCTTCCGCGGCGAGCTCGCGGCCGGTCCGCCCGCGCTGATCGTGGACGACTCACGGGGCAAGCCGTACGGCCCCGACCGGGTGCCGTCGCTGCGGCGGATTCTCGCGGTGAGCTACCGGCCGGTGCTGCGGGTCGAGGGAGCGGTGGTGTACGAGCAGGTGGGCCGGGCGCGGTGA